The following proteins are co-located in the Peromyscus eremicus chromosome 13, PerEre_H2_v1, whole genome shotgun sequence genome:
- the Bzw1 gene encoding eIF5-mimic protein 2 isoform X2, producing MNNQKQQKPTLSGQRFKTRKRDEKERFDPTQFQDCIIQGLTETGTDLEAVAKFLDASGAKLDYRRYAETLFDILVAGGMLAPGGTLADDMMRTDVCVFAAQEDLETMQAFAQVFNKLIRRYKYLEKGFEDEVKKLLLFLKGFSESERNKLAMLTGVLLANGTLNASILNSLYNENLVKEGVSAAFAVKLFKSWINEKDINAVAASLRKVSMDNRLMELFPANKQSVEHFTKYFTEAGLKELSEYVRNQQTIGARKELQKELQEQMSRGDPFKDIILYVKEEMKKNNIPEPVVIGIVWSSVMSTVEWNKKEELVAEQAIKHLKQYSPLLAAFTTQGQSELTLLLKIQEYCYDNIHFMKAFQKIVVLFYKAEVLSEEPILKWYKDAHVAKGKSVFLEQMKKFVEWLKNAEEESESEAEEGD from the exons ATGAATAATCAAAAGCAGCAAAAACCAACGCTATCAGGCCAGCGttttaaaaccagaaaaagaG atgaaAAAGAGAGGTTTGACCCTACTCAGTTTCAAGACTGTATTATTCAAGGCTTAACTGAAACTGGTACTGATTTGGAAGCAGTAGCTAAGTTTCTTGATGCTTCTGGAGCAAAACTTGACTACCGCCGCTATGCAGAGACACTCTTTGACATCCTGGTGGCTGGCGGAATGCTGG CCCCAGGTGGTACACTGGCAGATGACATGATGCGCacagatgtctgtgtgtttgcaGCACAAGAAGACCTAGAGACCATGCAAGCATTTGCTCAG GTTTTTAACAAGTTAATAAGGCGCTACAAATATCTGGAGAAAGGTTTTGAAGATGAAGTTAAAAAG TTATTGCTCTTCCTAAAGGGGTTTTCAGAGTCGGAGAGGAACAAGCTCGCCATGTTGACCGGGGTTCTTCTGGCTAATGGAACACTTAACGCGTCCATTCTTAACAGCCTTTACAATGAGAACTTGGTTAAAGAAG GGGTTTCAGCAGCATTTGCTGTAAAGCTCTTTAAATCATGGATAAATGAGAAAGACATCAATGCAGTTGCTGCAAGTCTCCGGAAAGTCAGCATGGACAACAGACTGATG GAGCTGTTCCCTGCCAATAAGCAAAGCGTCGAGCACTTCACGAAGTATTTCACTGAGGCAGGCTTGAAGGAGCTTTCGGAGTACGTCCGCAACCAGCAGACCATCGGGGCTCGGAAGGAGCTCCAGAAAGAGCTTCAGGAGCAGATGTCCCGTGGGGATCCATTCAAGGAC ATAATTTTGTATGTCAAGgaagagatgaaaaaaaataacatcccCGAACCAGTGGTCATTGGGATAGTCTGGTCAAGTGTGATGAGCACCGTGGAGTGGAACAAAAAGGAGGAGCTTGTAGCAGAACAAGCCATCAAGCACTTGAAG CAATACAGCCCTCTGCTCGCTGCCTTCACCACTCAGGGTCAGTCTGAGCTGACCCTGTTACTGAAGATTCAGGAGTACTGCTATGACAACATTCACTTCATGAAAGCCTTCCAGAAAATTGTGGTGCTTTTTTATAAAG CTGAAGTCCTGAGTGAAGAGCCCATTCTGAAGTGGTATAAAGATGCACACGTTGCAAAAGGGAAAAGTGTCTTCCTTGAGCAGATGAAGAAGTTTGTAGAATGGCTCAAAAATGCTGAAGAGG
- the Bzw1 gene encoding eIF5-mimic protein 2 isoform X1 — MYGAAGAPARSASAPVVRSARRPPPQATGVSFMNNQKQQKPTLSGQRFKTRKRDEKERFDPTQFQDCIIQGLTETGTDLEAVAKFLDASGAKLDYRRYAETLFDILVAGGMLAPGGTLADDMMRTDVCVFAAQEDLETMQAFAQVFNKLIRRYKYLEKGFEDEVKKLLLFLKGFSESERNKLAMLTGVLLANGTLNASILNSLYNENLVKEGVSAAFAVKLFKSWINEKDINAVAASLRKVSMDNRLMELFPANKQSVEHFTKYFTEAGLKELSEYVRNQQTIGARKELQKELQEQMSRGDPFKDIILYVKEEMKKNNIPEPVVIGIVWSSVMSTVEWNKKEELVAEQAIKHLKQYSPLLAAFTTQGQSELTLLLKIQEYCYDNIHFMKAFQKIVVLFYKAEVLSEEPILKWYKDAHVAKGKSVFLEQMKKFVEWLKNAEEESESEAEEGD; from the exons ATGTACGGGGCGGCGGGGGCCCCGGCGCGCAGCGCCTCGGCGCCTGTGGTCCGCTCGGCGCGGCGGCCACCACCACAGGCGACAGG GGTGTCTTTTATGAATAATCAAAAGCAGCAAAAACCAACGCTATCAGGCCAGCGttttaaaaccagaaaaagaG atgaaAAAGAGAGGTTTGACCCTACTCAGTTTCAAGACTGTATTATTCAAGGCTTAACTGAAACTGGTACTGATTTGGAAGCAGTAGCTAAGTTTCTTGATGCTTCTGGAGCAAAACTTGACTACCGCCGCTATGCAGAGACACTCTTTGACATCCTGGTGGCTGGCGGAATGCTGG CCCCAGGTGGTACACTGGCAGATGACATGATGCGCacagatgtctgtgtgtttgcaGCACAAGAAGACCTAGAGACCATGCAAGCATTTGCTCAG GTTTTTAACAAGTTAATAAGGCGCTACAAATATCTGGAGAAAGGTTTTGAAGATGAAGTTAAAAAG TTATTGCTCTTCCTAAAGGGGTTTTCAGAGTCGGAGAGGAACAAGCTCGCCATGTTGACCGGGGTTCTTCTGGCTAATGGAACACTTAACGCGTCCATTCTTAACAGCCTTTACAATGAGAACTTGGTTAAAGAAG GGGTTTCAGCAGCATTTGCTGTAAAGCTCTTTAAATCATGGATAAATGAGAAAGACATCAATGCAGTTGCTGCAAGTCTCCGGAAAGTCAGCATGGACAACAGACTGATG GAGCTGTTCCCTGCCAATAAGCAAAGCGTCGAGCACTTCACGAAGTATTTCACTGAGGCAGGCTTGAAGGAGCTTTCGGAGTACGTCCGCAACCAGCAGACCATCGGGGCTCGGAAGGAGCTCCAGAAAGAGCTTCAGGAGCAGATGTCCCGTGGGGATCCATTCAAGGAC ATAATTTTGTATGTCAAGgaagagatgaaaaaaaataacatcccCGAACCAGTGGTCATTGGGATAGTCTGGTCAAGTGTGATGAGCACCGTGGAGTGGAACAAAAAGGAGGAGCTTGTAGCAGAACAAGCCATCAAGCACTTGAAG CAATACAGCCCTCTGCTCGCTGCCTTCACCACTCAGGGTCAGTCTGAGCTGACCCTGTTACTGAAGATTCAGGAGTACTGCTATGACAACATTCACTTCATGAAAGCCTTCCAGAAAATTGTGGTGCTTTTTTATAAAG CTGAAGTCCTGAGTGAAGAGCCCATTCTGAAGTGGTATAAAGATGCACACGTTGCAAAAGGGAAAAGTGTCTTCCTTGAGCAGATGAAGAAGTTTGTAGAATGGCTCAAAAATGCTGAAGAGG
- the Bzw1 gene encoding eIF5-mimic protein 2 isoform X3, whose amino-acid sequence MLLEQNLTTAAMQRHSLTSWWLAECWVSVFNKLIRRYKYLEKGFEDEVKKLLLFLKGFSESERNKLAMLTGVLLANGTLNASILNSLYNENLVKEGVSAAFAVKLFKSWINEKDINAVAASLRKVSMDNRLMELFPANKQSVEHFTKYFTEAGLKELSEYVRNQQTIGARKELQKELQEQMSRGDPFKDIILYVKEEMKKNNIPEPVVIGIVWSSVMSTVEWNKKEELVAEQAIKHLKQYSPLLAAFTTQGQSELTLLLKIQEYCYDNIHFMKAFQKIVVLFYKAEVLSEEPILKWYKDAHVAKGKSVFLEQMKKFVEWLKNAEEESESEAEEGD is encoded by the exons ATGCTTCTGGAGCAAAACTTGACTACCGCCGCTATGCAGAGACACTCTTTGACATCCTGGTGGCTGGCGGAATGCTGGGTAAGC GTTTTTAACAAGTTAATAAGGCGCTACAAATATCTGGAGAAAGGTTTTGAAGATGAAGTTAAAAAG TTATTGCTCTTCCTAAAGGGGTTTTCAGAGTCGGAGAGGAACAAGCTCGCCATGTTGACCGGGGTTCTTCTGGCTAATGGAACACTTAACGCGTCCATTCTTAACAGCCTTTACAATGAGAACTTGGTTAAAGAAG GGGTTTCAGCAGCATTTGCTGTAAAGCTCTTTAAATCATGGATAAATGAGAAAGACATCAATGCAGTTGCTGCAAGTCTCCGGAAAGTCAGCATGGACAACAGACTGATG GAGCTGTTCCCTGCCAATAAGCAAAGCGTCGAGCACTTCACGAAGTATTTCACTGAGGCAGGCTTGAAGGAGCTTTCGGAGTACGTCCGCAACCAGCAGACCATCGGGGCTCGGAAGGAGCTCCAGAAAGAGCTTCAGGAGCAGATGTCCCGTGGGGATCCATTCAAGGAC ATAATTTTGTATGTCAAGgaagagatgaaaaaaaataacatcccCGAACCAGTGGTCATTGGGATAGTCTGGTCAAGTGTGATGAGCACCGTGGAGTGGAACAAAAAGGAGGAGCTTGTAGCAGAACAAGCCATCAAGCACTTGAAG CAATACAGCCCTCTGCTCGCTGCCTTCACCACTCAGGGTCAGTCTGAGCTGACCCTGTTACTGAAGATTCAGGAGTACTGCTATGACAACATTCACTTCATGAAAGCCTTCCAGAAAATTGTGGTGCTTTTTTATAAAG CTGAAGTCCTGAGTGAAGAGCCCATTCTGAAGTGGTATAAAGATGCACACGTTGCAAAAGGGAAAAGTGTCTTCCTTGAGCAGATGAAGAAGTTTGTAGAATGGCTCAAAAATGCTGAAGAGG